A window of Haloarcula sp. H-GB4 contains these coding sequences:
- a CDS encoding DUF5790 family protein — MSQSSLDDDELFGEAADEMRTDVEESLAKARDTLPEADSVWDVEADNTLGVLNSLKTALDVGDAEEHLRDAKKWYTMGERADAFEDADDLAEKIETITDLIDNVDDAREQVGDLTATIPQLRSTLEEFEGEDGADAEADGDADAEAEA; from the coding sequence ATGAGCCAGTCAAGTCTGGACGACGACGAACTGTTCGGCGAGGCCGCAGACGAGATGCGAACGGATGTCGAGGAGTCACTCGCGAAGGCCCGCGATACGCTCCCTGAAGCCGATTCGGTCTGGGACGTGGAAGCCGACAACACGCTCGGCGTGCTGAACTCGCTCAAGACGGCACTCGACGTGGGCGACGCCGAGGAGCACCTCCGCGACGCGAAGAAGTGGTACACGATGGGCGAACGCGCGGACGCCTTCGAGGACGCCGACGACCTCGCCGAGAAGATCGAGACCATCACGGACCTCATCGACAACGTCGACGACGCCCGCGAGCAGGTCGGCGACCTCACGGCGACGATCCCACAGCTTCGCAGCACACTTGAAGAGTTCGAGGGCGAGGACGGGGCAGACGCGGAGGCGGACGGCGACGCCGACGCAGAAGCTGAAGCCTGA
- the azf gene encoding NAD-dependent glucose-6-phosphate dehydrogenase Azf: MDDPVLLTGAGGAVGAAILEGLEDAYEWKLMFHSPPAEEPDHEYLVGDVSSEGDVAAAMDGVGAVIHLAGDPRPEAPWDSVLENNIDGTQKMYEAAVDEGVEKFVFASSNHAVGSFETDERTPEMYRPDDQYRLDGTELPRPGNLYGVSKATGEVLGRYYHDEHGLSVCNIRIGNLTRGHPPIDYERGQAMWLSYRDCAHIHDCALQADYEYEIVYGISDNDRKYYSIERAKDVLGYDPQDNSAHFDGEERVAEPEP, from the coding sequence ATGGACGACCCGGTTCTGCTCACCGGCGCTGGCGGCGCTGTCGGGGCGGCCATCCTCGAAGGACTCGAGGACGCTTACGAGTGGAAACTCATGTTCCACAGCCCACCCGCCGAGGAGCCCGACCACGAGTACCTCGTCGGGGACGTGTCCAGCGAGGGCGACGTGGCCGCGGCGATGGACGGCGTCGGCGCCGTCATCCACCTGGCTGGCGACCCCCGGCCGGAAGCCCCCTGGGACTCCGTCCTCGAAAACAACATTGACGGCACCCAGAAGATGTACGAGGCCGCTGTCGACGAGGGCGTCGAGAAGTTCGTCTTCGCGTCCTCGAACCACGCCGTCGGCTCCTTTGAAACGGATGAGCGCACGCCCGAGATGTATCGCCCGGACGACCAGTACCGCCTCGACGGGACAGAACTCCCCCGTCCCGGTAACCTCTATGGCGTCTCGAAAGCCACCGGCGAGGTACTGGGCCGTTACTACCACGACGAGCACGGCCTCTCCGTCTGCAACATCCGTATCGGCAACCTCACTCGCGGTCACCCGCCAATCGACTATGAGCGCGGGCAGGCGATGTGGCTCTCCTACCGCGACTGTGCCCACATCCACGACTGTGCGCTGCAGGCTGACTACGAGTACGAAATCGTCTACGGCATCTCCGACAACGACCGCAAGTACTACTCCATCGAGCGCGCCAAGGACGTGCTCGGCTACGACCCACAGGACAACTCCGCGCATTTCGACGGCGAAGAACGGGTCGCCGAACCGGAACCGTAG
- a CDS encoding sigma-70 region 4 domain-containing protein, which yields MSPQSSLFDYEPDLSQLTDAEREVYEAVGMGQHGPREYARKTGRSPGTVGNLLRRAREKVEVTSA from the coding sequence GTGAGCCCACAGTCATCGCTCTTCGATTACGAACCGGATCTGTCGCAGCTGACTGACGCCGAGCGAGAGGTCTACGAAGCCGTAGGCATGGGCCAGCATGGGCCGCGCGAGTACGCCCGGAAGACTGGCCGATCTCCCGGTACTGTCGGGAATCTGCTCCGCCGAGCCCGCGAGAAAGTAGAGGTGACTTCAGCATGA
- a CDS encoding DUF309 domain-containing protein, translating to MRDHLRAGIAVYNEGRYHAAHDAWEERWLDLDSGDDERFLHGLIQFTAVVHHASEENWSGAQGLAESATEYLDGLPNPYHGVAVDEVRAFLAATAADPHHAATDPPTLTHEGEAIGYDALNFDATAIAAEVLAEAGRYDEAVVADAVGRARSELDGDGGSQFAGMLFSFVRERDQRPVVYQRLRDHVELEQQKDDDVRGLFDGSG from the coding sequence GTGCGCGACCATCTCCGTGCCGGCATCGCAGTGTACAACGAAGGTCGCTATCACGCCGCACACGACGCGTGGGAAGAGCGTTGGCTGGACCTCGATTCGGGCGATGACGAGCGATTCCTGCACGGCCTCATCCAGTTCACCGCGGTCGTCCACCACGCCAGCGAGGAGAACTGGTCGGGTGCGCAGGGGTTGGCCGAGAGCGCGACGGAGTACCTCGACGGCCTGCCCAACCCGTATCACGGCGTGGCGGTAGACGAGGTCCGGGCGTTCCTCGCGGCGACGGCGGCTGACCCCCACCACGCCGCGACGGACCCGCCGACGCTGACACACGAGGGCGAAGCGATTGGCTACGACGCGCTGAATTTCGACGCCACGGCCATCGCCGCCGAGGTGCTGGCGGAGGCTGGCCGGTACGACGAGGCTGTCGTCGCTGACGCTGTTGGCCGCGCACGGAGTGAACTCGACGGCGACGGCGGTTCGCAGTTTGCCGGGATGCTGTTCTCGTTCGTGCGCGAGCGCGACCAGCGGCCCGTCGTCTACCAGCGGCTTCGGGATCACGTCGAACTAGAACAGCAGAAAGACGACGACGTCCGTGGGCTGTTCGACGGCTCGGGATAG
- a CDS encoding histone, with amino-acid sequence MSVELPFAPVDAVIRRNADGLRVSADAAEELARRIQDYGASLAVTAATEATTDGRKTLMPADFGIEQVPEKDGLELPVAPVDRIARLDIDDDYRVAMDARVALASLLETYADETAAAAATLARHADRRTIKAADVETYFELEQYY; translated from the coding sequence ATGAGTGTCGAGCTACCGTTCGCACCGGTGGATGCTGTCATTCGGCGGAACGCGGACGGGCTCCGGGTGAGTGCCGACGCTGCGGAGGAACTGGCTCGTCGAATACAGGACTACGGCGCGTCACTTGCCGTCACAGCAGCCACGGAGGCCACCACGGACGGGCGAAAGACGCTGATGCCGGCCGACTTCGGCATCGAGCAGGTCCCCGAAAAGGATGGCCTCGAACTCCCCGTCGCGCCGGTCGACCGCATCGCACGGCTCGACATCGACGACGACTACCGCGTCGCAATGGATGCCCGCGTCGCCCTCGCGTCGCTTCTCGAAACGTACGCCGACGAAACGGCCGCCGCGGCCGCTACGTTGGCTCGTCATGCTGACCGCCGGACGATCAAGGCAGCTGACGTTGAAACGTACTTCGAACTCGAACAGTACTACTGA
- a CDS encoding DUF4399 domain-containing protein has protein sequence MVDRLTRRTFVCGVSTAVATVLAGCSEEQSGGGAETPTQTGGTDSMATTPSNGTETDATEAAAEEYRNGVGQDARISFAVPDDAATLTSPSVQWQAVADGVTIEEAGEVTSGAGHYHIIVDSDPVTPGETIPADDTHIHYGTGQRNGVVALDPGEHTLHLQLGDGAHTAMALTDSIDVTVSDEASLSVETNIDGSVVDWEASVENYTIGPTSDGITANTGHLHTIINTNSVPTGEVIPSDSRHVHYGDGSTSGSLDLADQLGDVYESGEQTVHFQVASATHRATTLIASETVTTE, from the coding sequence ATGGTCGACAGACTCACACGCCGGACGTTCGTCTGTGGCGTCTCGACTGCTGTAGCGACTGTACTCGCGGGCTGTAGCGAGGAACAATCGGGCGGAGGCGCGGAGACACCGACCCAGACAGGAGGCACTGATAGCATGGCGACAACGCCATCGAACGGAACAGAAACTGACGCAACCGAAGCGGCCGCTGAAGAATACCGGAACGGCGTCGGGCAGGATGCCAGGATCTCCTTTGCGGTCCCAGACGATGCTGCGACCCTTACCAGCCCATCAGTACAGTGGCAGGCCGTCGCCGACGGTGTCACCATCGAAGAGGCAGGGGAAGTGACCAGCGGAGCCGGGCACTACCACATCATCGTCGATAGCGACCCCGTGACACCGGGCGAGACGATTCCGGCCGACGACACCCATATCCACTACGGGACCGGGCAGCGAAACGGAGTGGTAGCACTCGACCCTGGCGAACATACGCTGCACCTCCAACTGGGGGACGGCGCACACACAGCGATGGCACTGACCGACAGCATCGATGTGACCGTCAGCGACGAGGCAAGCCTCAGTGTCGAGACGAACATCGACGGGAGCGTCGTCGACTGGGAAGCCAGTGTCGAGAACTACACTATCGGGCCGACTAGCGACGGTATCACGGCAAATACGGGCCATCTACACACGATCATCAACACCAATTCGGTGCCGACCGGCGAGGTCATCCCAAGCGATTCGCGGCACGTCCACTACGGCGATGGCTCGACAAGCGGGAGCCTCGACCTTGCCGATCAACTGGGCGATGTATACGAGAGTGGCGAGCAGACGGTTCACTTCCAAGTCGCGTCTGCAACACATCGTGCGACGACGCTCATCGCGTCGGAGACGGTGACAACAGAATAG
- a CDS encoding single-stranded DNA binding protein: protein MGAIEDIYEDLETDVPEEEFREAVEEKVEQMGGLADEETAAMLLAHELNENEVNAIADIEPGMDEVKFLAKVMAIGDLKTFERDDEDEDGRVINVEAADESGSLRLAFWDGQAVDIDEGQLEVGDVLRVKGRPKDGYNGLEVSVDKAEPDDDATIDVEPGAGSSIDALTMGQSDVTLRGLVLDTDSIRTFDRDDGSEGRVSNLTLGDETGRIRVTLWDDRADRADELDAGAAVEIIDGYVRERDGSLELHVGDQGAVDEVEDDVAFEPDADPIAEVELEETADIAGVVRSADPKRTFDRDDGSEGQVRNVRIQDATGDIRVALWGDKADKDIAPGDEVLAADVEIQDGWQDDKEASASWNSTIVVLDDGADLATGGAGGGAGAETTDAEHAGLSSFGDEGDDTDADSSGNEAAAASAGTGDTSPDGGAQSAGQQVEFTGTVVQTGDPVVLDDGEQTMSVETGERVQLGQEITVRGELRDDRLHAEDVF, encoded by the coding sequence ATGGGTGCGATAGAGGACATTTACGAGGACCTAGAGACGGACGTCCCCGAGGAGGAGTTCCGCGAGGCCGTCGAGGAGAAGGTCGAGCAGATGGGTGGGCTCGCCGACGAAGAGACGGCCGCGATGCTGTTGGCCCACGAACTCAACGAGAACGAGGTCAACGCCATCGCCGATATCGAACCCGGGATGGACGAGGTCAAATTCCTCGCCAAAGTGATGGCCATCGGCGACCTGAAGACCTTCGAACGCGACGACGAGGACGAGGACGGCCGGGTCATCAACGTCGAGGCCGCCGACGAGAGCGGGAGCCTCAGGCTCGCCTTCTGGGACGGCCAGGCCGTCGACATCGACGAGGGACAACTAGAGGTCGGCGACGTACTCCGGGTCAAAGGCCGGCCGAAAGACGGCTACAACGGGCTGGAGGTGTCCGTCGATAAGGCGGAACCGGACGACGACGCCACAATCGACGTGGAGCCGGGCGCTGGTTCGTCCATCGACGCGCTGACGATGGGCCAGTCCGACGTGACGCTGCGCGGGCTCGTGCTCGACACCGACTCGATCCGGACGTTCGACCGGGACGACGGCAGTGAGGGGCGCGTCTCGAACCTCACACTCGGCGACGAGACGGGGCGCATCCGCGTGACGCTGTGGGACGACCGGGCCGACCGCGCCGATGAACTCGACGCGGGCGCGGCTGTGGAAATAATCGACGGCTACGTTCGCGAGCGGGACGGCTCGCTTGAACTCCACGTCGGCGATCAGGGGGCTGTCGACGAAGTGGAAGACGACGTGGCTTTCGAGCCCGACGCGGACCCTATCGCGGAAGTCGAACTCGAAGAGACAGCCGATATTGCCGGCGTCGTCCGCTCGGCCGACCCCAAGCGGACGTTCGACCGGGACGACGGCAGCGAGGGGCAGGTCCGGAACGTTCGCATTCAGGACGCGACGGGCGACATCCGTGTGGCGCTGTGGGGCGACAAGGCAGACAAGGACATTGCACCGGGCGACGAGGTGCTCGCGGCCGATGTTGAGATTCAGGACGGCTGGCAGGACGACAAGGAAGCATCGGCGAGCTGGAACTCCACGATTGTCGTGCTCGACGACGGGGCAGATCTGGCGACTGGTGGCGCAGGCGGCGGAGCCGGCGCTGAGACGACCGATGCCGAACACGCCGGACTGTCCTCCTTTGGCGACGAGGGGGATGACACTGACGCTGACAGCAGCGGCAACGAGGCGGCCGCAGCCAGCGCCGGCACCGGCGACACTTCTCCGGACGGTGGCGCACAGAGTGCCGGCCAGCAGGTGGAGTTTACCGGCACCGTTGTCCAGACCGGCGACCCCGTCGTACTCGACGACGGCGAGCAGACGATGAGCGTCGAAACCGGCGAGCGCGTGCAGTTAGGGCAGGAGATAACGGTCCGTGGCGAACTCCGTGACGACCGGCTTCACGCTGAGGACGTGTTCTGA
- a CDS encoding histone deacetylase: protein MNFGYREVCLDHDTGPRHPESPDRLRAIRRALKEHHGVEYVTADDADLDLVRAVHDTDYIAEFREFCDDGGGNWDADTVAVEETWDAALASAGLAVWAAEAALDGNTGRDTPFSLGRPPGHHAVGDDAMGFCFINNAAVAAQAALEADADRVAIFDWDVHHGNGTQDIFYDRSDVFYASIHEDGLYPGTGDIEETGKGDADGTNLNVKYKPGADTADYLAAIDECIAPAIKDYDPDLLLISAGFDAHEHDPISRMRVSTEGYGAMTDRMRSLTDACDAALGVILEGGYGLDTLSDSVTTVHEVFDGYQPMEPDDDVSDDARDVLDELADQGFGSK, encoded by the coding sequence ATGAACTTCGGCTACCGCGAGGTCTGTCTGGACCACGACACCGGGCCGCGACATCCGGAGAGTCCCGACAGACTTCGAGCGATACGGCGCGCGCTCAAGGAGCACCACGGTGTCGAGTACGTCACCGCCGACGACGCAGACCTCGACCTCGTCCGTGCGGTCCACGACACCGACTACATCGCGGAGTTCCGCGAGTTCTGCGACGACGGCGGCGGGAACTGGGATGCTGACACCGTCGCAGTCGAGGAGACGTGGGACGCTGCACTCGCGTCAGCTGGCCTCGCCGTCTGGGCGGCGGAAGCCGCGCTTGATGGCAACACCGGCCGAGATACGCCGTTCTCTCTCGGCCGGCCGCCCGGCCATCACGCTGTGGGCGACGACGCGATGGGCTTCTGTTTCATCAACAACGCGGCCGTCGCCGCACAGGCGGCGCTTGAAGCCGACGCTGACCGCGTTGCCATCTTCGACTGGGACGTTCACCACGGGAACGGCACACAGGACATCTTCTACGACCGTTCGGACGTGTTCTATGCCTCGATACACGAAGACGGGCTCTACCCCGGGACGGGCGACATCGAAGAGACCGGCAAGGGCGACGCCGACGGCACGAATCTCAACGTGAAGTACAAGCCCGGTGCTGATACCGCCGACTACCTCGCCGCAATCGACGAGTGCATTGCGCCGGCGATTAAGGACTACGACCCCGACCTGCTGCTCATCAGTGCCGGCTTCGACGCACACGAACACGATCCCATCTCACGGATGCGTGTCTCGACCGAGGGATACGGCGCGATGACCGACCGGATGCGCTCGCTCACAGACGCCTGTGACGCTGCGCTGGGAGTCATTCTCGAAGGCGGCTACGGACTTGATACGCTCTCAGATTCGGTTACAACCGTTCACGAGGTCTTCGACGGTTACCAGCCGATGGAGCCGGACGATGATGTCAGCGACGACGCCCGCGATGTTCTCGATGAACTCGCCGATCAGGGCTTCGGATCGAAGTAG
- the cca gene encoding CCA tRNA nucleotidyltransferase, with the protein MSDEFDAVVDTVRARVSPTDDERAQLQRVADAVMADAEAAIADLPVEAEVVQVGSTARGTWTAGDRDVDVFVCFPPSIERETLEEYGLAVGHDVLPDGRGEYAEHPYVVGEREGYAVDLVPCYAVEDATEIQSAVDRTPFHTRYLQERLDDTSAAEVRVAKQFLKGIGVYGSDLRTRGFSGYLTELLVLEFGGFRAFLEAVADWHPPVRLDPEDHGSETFDDPLVVIDPTDPERNVAAVLSETNVATLQHYARDLLAEPRASLFTEDDPDPFEAAEVEAAVSQRETTPVALRFAAPDVVDDQLWPQLRKSLGGLCSELDRREFEVLRSAAFVEDGSGEAEPVANENQERDAVLLLEFSVAERPAVERHEGPPVHVREHASGFFEKYDDDPEVAGPFIDGDRYVVERQRAFTTATGFLSSDAVYDVGLGRRIESALENGYEVLVGTDIAVLADGFGVDLASYFDPKP; encoded by the coding sequence ATGAGCGATGAGTTCGACGCCGTCGTCGATACGGTGCGAGCGCGGGTCTCGCCCACTGACGACGAACGAGCGCAATTACAGCGGGTTGCCGACGCGGTGATGGCCGACGCCGAAGCAGCCATCGCCGACCTCCCGGTCGAGGCTGAGGTCGTGCAGGTCGGCTCGACGGCACGGGGAACGTGGACCGCTGGGGACCGAGACGTGGACGTGTTCGTCTGCTTTCCGCCGTCTATCGAGCGTGAAACGCTGGAGGAGTACGGGCTGGCCGTCGGGCACGACGTCCTGCCCGATGGGCGCGGAGAGTACGCCGAACACCCCTACGTCGTCGGCGAGCGCGAGGGGTACGCCGTGGACCTCGTGCCCTGTTATGCGGTCGAGGACGCCACAGAAATTCAGTCCGCGGTCGACCGGACACCGTTTCACACCAGATACCTGCAGGAGCGACTGGACGACACCAGCGCAGCAGAGGTGCGGGTGGCAAAGCAGTTCCTAAAGGGGATCGGCGTCTACGGGAGCGACCTCCGGACGCGCGGATTCTCGGGCTATCTGACGGAGCTGCTGGTGCTTGAGTTCGGTGGGTTCCGGGCGTTCCTCGAAGCGGTCGCGGACTGGCACCCGCCGGTTCGGCTGGACCCCGAGGACCACGGGAGCGAGACGTTCGACGACCCGCTGGTCGTCATCGACCCGACGGACCCGGAGCGCAACGTCGCGGCGGTCCTGTCCGAAACGAACGTCGCCACGCTCCAGCACTACGCCCGGGACCTTCTCGCCGAGCCGCGGGCGTCGCTGTTCACTGAAGACGACCCGGACCCGTTCGAAGCAGCGGAGGTTGAAGCCGCGGTGTCACAGCGGGAGACAACGCCGGTCGCGCTTCGCTTCGCGGCCCCGGATGTCGTCGACGACCAACTCTGGCCACAGCTCCGGAAGTCCCTCGGCGGGCTCTGTAGCGAACTCGACCGTCGTGAGTTCGAGGTCCTGCGATCGGCTGCGTTTGTCGAGGACGGAAGCGGTGAGGCGGAACCGGTGGCCAACGAGAATCAGGAACGGGACGCCGTTTTGCTGCTCGAATTCTCCGTCGCCGAGCGGCCGGCTGTCGAGCGCCATGAGGGGCCGCCGGTGCACGTCCGCGAGCACGCGAGCGGGTTCTTCGAGAAGTACGACGATGACCCCGAGGTGGCCGGTCCCTTCATCGACGGCGACCGATACGTCGTCGAACGGCAGCGAGCGTTTACCACAGCTACTGGGTTCCTGTCGAGTGATGCCGTCTACGACGTTGGGCTGGGACGGCGGATCGAGTCGGCGCTGGAGAACGGGTACGAAGTACTGGTCGGCACAGATATCGCAGTGCTTGCCGACGGCTTCGGTGTCGACCTAGCGAGCTACTTCGATCCGAAGCCCTGA
- a CDS encoding dihydroneopterin aldolase family protein: MEPTAPQAACFEAGVKFGSLYHQFAGTPISPESADSLAAAMEEAIENQPFCEAVTVSVRTEALETAIAEGGADYTELTGRLIDVEMQIEYEGVTVETSMAMEDGYPLMQVNEVQE; encoded by the coding sequence ATGGAACCCACAGCTCCGCAAGCGGCGTGTTTCGAAGCGGGCGTCAAGTTCGGGTCGCTGTATCACCAGTTCGCAGGGACACCAATCAGTCCGGAGAGCGCCGACTCGCTCGCGGCGGCGATGGAGGAGGCCATCGAGAATCAGCCGTTCTGTGAGGCGGTCACCGTCAGCGTCCGCACAGAAGCACTGGAAACCGCTATCGCCGAGGGCGGAGCGGACTACACAGAACTCACCGGGCGGCTCATTGATGTCGAGATGCAAATCGAGTACGAGGGGGTCACGGTCGAGACGAGCATGGCGATGGAAGACGGATATCCGCTGATGCAAGTCAACGAAGTGCAGGAGTGA
- a CDS encoding DUF6789 family protein, translating to MEDTSSGVEDPPINDDGLTEVEEFDSLAGILADGVVGAAGGLVGTAMMTVVFLIAQSLGAFNLNDFAILTELVGLTGYVPEVLFGFVIFLGGGMFPWPLLFASLKAYLPGQSDPVSGAFFGGAMWTGFVLAFYTDQSGLTLVLYAVLTLVAHVVYGIGLGAVFNYFSTRPDSIV from the coding sequence ATGGAAGACACGTCATCCGGCGTTGAGGACCCGCCTATCAACGACGACGGACTCACAGAGGTCGAGGAGTTCGATAGCCTCGCCGGGATTCTCGCCGACGGTGTCGTCGGTGCCGCTGGCGGACTGGTCGGGACAGCGATGATGACCGTCGTCTTCCTCATCGCCCAGTCACTGGGCGCGTTCAACCTCAACGACTTCGCCATCCTCACCGAGCTTGTGGGTCTGACCGGCTATGTCCCAGAGGTACTGTTCGGCTTCGTCATCTTCCTCGGCGGCGGGATGTTCCCGTGGCCGCTGCTGTTCGCCTCGCTGAAAGCATACCTCCCTGGCCAGTCTGACCCTGTCAGTGGCGCGTTCTTCGGCGGCGCGATGTGGACTGGGTTCGTGCTCGCTTTCTACACTGACCAGTCCGGACTCACACTGGTACTGTACGCGGTGCTAACGCTCGTCGCCCACGTCGTCTACGGCATCGGACTCGGCGCGGTGTTTAACTACTTCTCGACGCGCCCGGACTCTATCGTCTGA
- a CDS encoding MarR family transcriptional regulator, translating into MSRHLKCAPHEGDLRFTIGVHPDPGVPDYGLKPYYAMDSLIKEWGDRWETEGKPTRDIELAGETWATCFDYSESGLDAWDNPEFQIQNVREFQFYFVSKDSPTYEGKRADRDKRVKGGTITVRPRWPNLTADGEPVSVPQYGEPYIDVQVQASNIPHKRYLSLVKRVMDAYGIAARYFDQPHPDSHINDLAYYVRLHREDSGPLYAPDGPIARCHTLIQGDRSGYRKHVEDNTKLPGYYVTATVEDEKADQLVRGHGLGKELKHYYPNHPDNYEPDHPMYHPKFEVSYQTSRTEQTVRWDNLDDARRELEETILNCLDWCGLATSAESSVFVDFDPFWNIRDTTEARKFVQCPLPKIENDQEHRVMQLWGDMTTADRDVTELLLTDGGKVSPQKAAEKTGYTYRTIRTVIQRMEGLIEHTYGEMELSSKKIQQELLKRVRAAGERFEQEIGSATMELADAAEERSRSRWARIRREYAITETDADDCRKVLKMGYTPADFEEAQTIMREIQTAYTECVEENTYGVHVVVETAETGRERFRDLSKAFETAYRSGDYLREARAAEKGREGFDFEAWRAAGCPPADEWHGG; encoded by the coding sequence ATGTCGCGGCACCTCAAGTGCGCCCCTCATGAGGGCGACTTGCGCTTTACCATTGGCGTGCATCCCGATCCCGGTGTTCCGGATTACGGGCTGAAACCATACTACGCGATGGACTCGCTCATCAAGGAGTGGGGCGACCGCTGGGAGACCGAAGGCAAACCCACGCGCGATATCGAACTCGCAGGTGAGACATGGGCCACCTGTTTCGACTACTCTGAGAGCGGTCTGGATGCCTGGGACAACCCGGAGTTCCAGATCCAGAACGTCCGTGAGTTCCAGTTCTACTTTGTCTCGAAGGACTCGCCCACCTACGAGGGGAAGCGGGCAGATCGGGACAAGCGCGTGAAGGGCGGGACGATTACTGTCCGTCCACGGTGGCCGAATCTCACGGCTGACGGGGAACCTGTCTCGGTACCACAGTACGGCGAGCCCTACATCGACGTGCAGGTACAGGCGTCCAATATCCCCCACAAGCGGTACCTGTCGCTCGTGAAGCGCGTGATGGACGCCTACGGGATTGCCGCGCGGTACTTCGACCAGCCACACCCGGACAGTCACATCAACGATTTGGCCTACTACGTCCGGTTACACCGCGAAGACAGCGGGCCGCTGTACGCGCCGGATGGACCGATAGCGCGCTGTCACACACTCATTCAGGGTGACCGCTCGGGGTATCGCAAGCACGTCGAAGACAACACGAAACTGCCCGGCTACTATGTTACCGCCACGGTCGAAGACGAGAAAGCCGACCAGTTGGTCCGTGGGCATGGGCTGGGGAAGGAACTCAAACACTACTACCCGAACCACCCGGACAACTACGAACCGGATCATCCGATGTACCATCCGAAATTCGAGGTGTCCTACCAGACCAGCCGAACCGAGCAGACCGTTCGGTGGGACAACCTCGACGACGCCCGGCGTGAACTCGAAGAGACGATCTTGAACTGTCTGGACTGGTGTGGGCTGGCGACAAGTGCCGAGAGCAGTGTGTTCGTCGATTTTGATCCGTTCTGGAACATCCGGGATACGACGGAAGCCCGGAAGTTCGTCCAGTGCCCGCTGCCGAAGATCGAGAACGACCAGGAGCACCGCGTGATGCAACTCTGGGGAGACATGACCACTGCCGACCGCGACGTGACGGAACTGCTACTCACCGACGGTGGGAAGGTTTCGCCGCAGAAGGCAGCCGAGAAGACGGGCTACACGTACCGGACTATCCGGACTGTCATCCAGCGGATGGAGGGGCTGATCGAGCACACCTACGGCGAGATGGAACTGTCCTCGAAGAAGATCCAGCAGGAGCTACTGAAGCGGGTCCGCGCGGCGGGCGAGCGCTTCGAGCAGGAGATCGGGAGCGCTACGATGGAACTGGCCGACGCGGCCGAAGAACGCTCCCGGTCACGGTGGGCGCGAATTCGACGGGAGTATGCAATCACGGAAACCGACGCTGACGACTGTCGGAAAGTGCTGAAGATGGGCTACACGCCAGCCGACTTCGAGGAAGCACAGACCATCATGCGCGAAATCCAGACGGCATACACCGAGTGTGTCGAGGAGAACACCTACGGTGTTCACGTCGTCGTTGAGACTGCGGAGACCGGCCGAGAGCGGTTTCGTGACCTCTCGAAAGCCTTCGAGACAGCATACCGCTCCGGCGACTACCTGCGCGAAGCGCGGGCGGCTGAGAAGGGCCGCGAGGGCTTCGACTTTGAGGCATGGCGGGCGGCTGGCTGCCCGCCCGCCGACGAGTGGCACGGCGGGTAG